The DNA segment tctctttcttacgCTCTCTCACgctatttctttctttcgctctctcgctctctctttctttctctttttatatctatctctctgtctctctcaatCAGCTGCTTATTATTCTGGTATGACTGAGTAAGTCGTGCACAACAAAAGTAGTAAAACTATCTCAACATTTGTACGTATCTTCTATCTTACTAGAACATGTATATATTATTTGCCATACATGTATCATTAGTATACTGAATTATATACactgaataagtctcgaaaaccTGTACATGCCGGCATGTACACGTAGGgagccaaatagaagaagtgtTAATTGACCATTTATTGTACCCAGTACCCAGAGACTGGGCTAATTATGTGTTCGGacacacatcaacaacaataatgTGGAACCTAAAGCATGGCGTACACCTAACATAGTGAAAAGTTATCGCAAAGTGTTCATTTTTCATAATAAGATAGTCGACTGCTTTATTATCTTGCTCGTCGACTATTTTGGACAAAGATTTTCACACAACCTGAGTGGATGATTTGGTCATCTGGCTGAAGACAGTGAAATAAATTCCAGTTCTTTTATGCTCTATTTTTCACAAATCGTTTATTGACACTTTATGTTGCTTCTAGCAATCAATCAGATCGCAACCGATGGCCATGATCTTCTTGACGCTCTTCATCATGATAGGCCAGAATCCACGCCCTCCCATTTTCTGAACTGCGGCGGCCTGCTCCGGGGTAAGCTCTAGCACGATCTTGGTGATAGCGCTGGCTCCATCGTTGCTGGAAGCGGCGGCCCGCTCAGGTTGAGGCAGTGCCTGGCAGACGGCGAACACCGCGAACAGAGCAATCAAGACGAAGGCGAATGCGAACTTCATGTTGGCTGCTCGGTTGGCTTTGAATCTGGGACTTACTATATCCTATTCATTCTTCCGTCTTTTATATCCACTTTTCTGTTGCTGCGAAATCTGCTGTCTTCTTCGGATACGTGTAGCTGCAACCTACATTCGAACAATTTCTGTGTTTGATTGTCTGCAACTGTACAAACAACATATTCTTGAAATTTGTAAAGTCGGTTGTTACTATCCATTTTATGCGCATTAATGGTCGTTATATGGCCGgtcccgtagtacagtcgccaactcgtacgacttaaatacatgctcgtcatgggttcaagtacCGAACGGACcttgctcccatacgtaggagtggctatcctgctatgtgtaatcaataagtcactgaaaaccaACATCACTAGTGGTACAGCCAGGTCTTGACCAACAACAGATGTTTTGCCaacgaggaagaagaagattgatCATTATATTGATCGAAATAATTATTTTGGAGAAAAGGTATATTGTTATGTTTCAAGCTTTTGAACTTTAGTACTTTATTAACACTTATACAACATATAAAATGAATATAATACACAATGTACAATACACTTTAAAATCATTCAAGCGGGTCGCGCACCAGCCACACCGAGCGCCcgtgccgagagctcctgctcgatcggctcgctAACACACTCTGATCGTGCGGCGCTCTGCACACACTAACCCGGCGTTCTGgaaccaatcgaacacgacatcgaacttgaaaaatgtatgaatttgacatGTTAGATATGTTGGTTGTCAAGTTGAAATTGAAGCCTCGCATGTTTAGTGTGTGCAATAACGTGCGTAACACACTGTCATCCTACTGGACCGGTGGCAGcacaactgccacggcaataccaggggtcggcacggctgccgaCAACAATATAACATTCAAATAAGTTTAACATAACTCCATCTCTTTCTAAGATGATGatgttattaatatttttcattaaaagctTACAAGGAGGAACTTACTGGTAagaatatgtaaaaaaatatgtctGAATTGAGTCAATCAATTCCAAAAAATGGCAATCGCACCATCTGCATTCAGCTCCCATTGGGAACATACGTTCTAACACAATGTTGGCACTGGCTCCATCGTTGTCGGACATTTTGCCTGTTAACCTCCAAGAGAGATCGTCCCGAGAGAACAACGCAAAGT comes from the Anopheles coluzzii chromosome 2, AcolN3, whole genome shotgun sequence genome and includes:
- the LOC120953601 gene encoding uncharacterized protein LOC120953601; translation: MKFAFAFVLIALFAVFAVCQALPQPERAAASSNDGASAITKIVLELTPEQAAAVQKMGGRGFWPIMMKSVKKIMAIGCDLIDC